The sequence GACGGAGCTTGCGCGTCTAGAGCGAGTATCCGAGCAGTTGCTGGCCCGCGCCGATGACAACCCGGAAGAGCTGGGCGCGGCGGCCTGTGACTTCCTCGATCTGGCGGGGCTGTGTGTCTATAGCTATCTGTGGTTGCGCATGGCGCGTGCTGCGGCGCGTGGACTGGCGCAAGCGGGGGCCAGTGGTGAGGGCTTCTATCGCCGCAAGCTGGCGCTCGGGGAGTACTTCGTGGCCCGCGTGCTCCCGCGTGCCGTCGCCCTGGAAACCCAGGTCAGTGCTGGCGCAGCGCCATTGATGGTCTTCAGCCTCGAGGATTTCGCGCCGGAGCAATGACGTAAGTCACAAGCCACCGTGACTGTCAGTAGCGTCATATGAAAAGCCCAGCGACCGTGTCAGGTCGCTGGGCTTTTTTGTGTTGTCGGAATCCCTGTCCATCGGACCGTGTCGGCAAGCTTGCATGCTTACAGGCCCGCTCATGACCGCTTGGTGGGCTCATCCTGCTTCAGCAGCCAGTCACGCATGTCGGGGAACAGCTCGACCAGCACGAACAGCGGGCCGATCAGCAGCTGACGCAGGTCATCGAGGAAGGCCGGTTTGCGGCCCTCGATACGATGGCCGACGACCTGACCGATCCAGGCGACCACGAAGGCTGCCAGCATCATGGGTGTCACCGGCCAGTTGAGCCCGAGCATCACGAACATCAGCGCCAGGCTTGCCAGAGTCCAGGCGACCATCACGCCAAGCACCTTGAGAGAGAAGCGCGCATAGACGGCCAGGACCGCGAGGGTGATCACGCCACCGGGCAGTATCCACAGACCCAGCCCCGGTTCGCTCGATAGCCCCTGCCCCCCGAGCAGTCTCCACAGCAGGATCAAGCTGGCAGTGAAGATGACAGGCACGCAGACCAGATGCATGCGGATGTTTTCACGATGCTGATGACTGGCCGCGTAGTGCTCGAGTGCTTCATGCAGACGCTGGTGAGCGCCTGCCTTGACATGAGGGTGCGATAATATACCCATGAGGCATTCTCCAGACAGACATTGAAAATGCCCGCGTGCGCAGGTGCGCAGCGGGATCGATGGCGTGTTATGTCAAGGAGCAATGGCGTGAGTCAGCAGGGTCCGGCAACCCTGCTGACTCCTGTCAGCGTAGCGTATTACCACGCTGCCAGCCTGTGTCAGCGCAGGCAGACTGTCGAACCTGGCGCTTTTTTCTGGTGTGAATCAAGCGGCATTGGCCCTTCAGAGGTGGAAATGACCGCAGGCTTCCGGCTGATGCAGGATGGCTTCCAGGCGGATGATGTCGCTCTGGCCATCTTCCCGGGGCAGCGTGATCTGCTCGCCAACCGCCATTCCCAGCAGCGCGATGCCCAGCGGCGACATGATGCACAGTGCCAGTGAGGTCTCTTGCTCTTCAGGTTGTGGCAGGTGGCTGCACAGGGGCATGCACTCACCATCCTCCGGGGTCGGATAGTGCAGTGTCAGCTCGCTATCGCCGGAGCGAGACCCCTTGAGGCGCAGGCGGCTACGCATGCTGACGCGGTCTTCGGGGAAGTCATCGGGGGGCACGATCTCTGCCTGGGTCAGGCGGCTTTCGAGGCGAAGGGACAGCTCATCATCATGTTGCTGAGCGTCGATCAGGCGCTGGAGGCGGTCAGCATCCAGGCGGTTGATGATCAGTCGTTGCCGAGTCATCGTGGGGTTCCTTGTTATCGAGTCACTGCGCGATATCATGCGCAGCAAGACGGCGCCAATCCTGGCTTGGTCAATGCGGAGAGACGGACAGGGAATCCATCGGCCGTGATTGTCCATGGATTGTCCGCTAATTCATCCTAGCGGCTTTTGACGGGGTGCGGGAGTCGTCTGATACCGACAGCTTTCATGGCGCTGTTACCCAAGGCTGCCAATCTCACACGAGACTCATCGATGTCGATTCTCTGGATATATCCGCTGGCGGCGCTCGCCGAGATCGCTGGCTGCTTCAGTTTCTGGGCCTGGTGGAAACTGGAGCGCAGCCCCGGTTGGCTGATTCCCGGCATGCTCAGCCTGGCGCTGTTCGCCTGGCTGCTTTCACTGGTCGACGTCAGTCACGCCGGGCGCGCCTTTGCCATTTATGGCGGTGTCTATATTGCCGCGTCAGTGGCCTGGCTGTGGCTGGTCGAGCAGCAGTTGCCCAGTCGCTGGGACCTGCTGGGGACACTGGTCTGCCTGGCGGGCAGCGCCATCATCGTGCTGGGCGCCCGTGCGCAATGAGCGCAAATGTCTTGTTTATTAGTATTTTATTAAATATGTCGGGCGTTGAGCATGAGAGCGCTCATTGTTGGGTATACTGCGCCAGGATGAGGCAATGACCCTCGGGATTCGATCTGACGCAATGAGGCACCAGCATGCAGTGGGAATGGTTATGGGGGCTGGGCGGCCTTGGCATCGGCGGTTTCATCGGCTTCTGGCTCGGTCGCTGGCGGCCGCGCAGAGAGGAATGGAATCAGGCCGTGCAACCACTGCGATCGGCATTGGTGGAGGCGGAGCCAGGCGTTGCGCGTGGTGAGCTGCTGGCGCTTGATCCCTCGCTGCTCGACGCCTTTCGCCAGGTGGCCTCGCGTCGCGAGTTCTATCGCTTCGCCAGCGGGATCGAATACGTGAACCTGCAACTCGCCGCGGCGCATGCCGCGCATCATGACCGTGAAGAGCGCCAGCTGTTGCTGGATCAGGCGCGTGTCAGCCTGGCCAATCTGCAGGACAGCCTAAGACGACGCTGAGGTTCGTCCAGACGCGCGAATGCCGCACCGCAGATCGACCGAGGGTCGCAAAGCAGAGGAACGCAGAGCAGGAGAGCGTCGAGCAGGTTGTTTGCAAAGCAGAGTAACGACGCAGAGAGCGGGCGTAAAACGGGTCCAGCAACCAACGGGAAGGCACTGACGATGATGATGGGTGCAGAAGGCATCAGATGACACGACGCATGCACGACAGACAAAAGCGGTAGGACTTGCTGACTGCGCGAGGCAGCTGGGGAGCATCAGCAAAGGCTTGCTGATGGTGCGGAAGGGGGGACTCGAACCCCCACACCTTGCGGCACCAGAACCTAAATCTGGCGTGTCTACCAATTCCACCACTTCCGCGAGAAGTAGGGCTGCATTTTACCTGTGATGCCTTTCAAGTCAATCGCTTGTGTCGATTATCCCCTGAATTTTCCCGCCTTGCGCTGCGCCTTCAGCGCCTCACTCCTGTACGACATGCACGCTGCGTGATTCCAGTCCGCAGGGCAGTTGCAGATAGCTGGCGGCGCGCTCGGCGGCGTGGCGTGTATTGGAGAGATCTTCATCGCACATCCATGGCACGACGCCCAGGCAGGGGGCTCGCAGCGTGCGTGACAAGGTTGCCATGTTGTCTTCGCTGACCTCGATATCCGCTTCCAGATGGTTGATGACGTAGCCGGCGATCTCCAACCCATCGCGCTCGATGGCCTCAAGCGTCAGGCGCGCATGGTTGATGCAGCCCAGGCGCAGCCCGACGACCAGAATCACCGGCAAGCCCAGCTCGATGGCCAGGTCCGAGAAATCCTCATCGTCATTCAGCGGTACCCGCCAGCCGCCAGCGCCTTCCACCAGTAGCAGGTCGCGCGGTGCGCTTGTTCGCTGGTCCCGCACATGCGCGGCGATTTTCGCCACCTCGAGACTGACTCCTACCTGACGTGCGGCAATGTGCGGCGCGATGGCCGGCGCAAAGCGCCAGGGGTTGATGCTTTCATAATCCGCTTCTGGTTCGCACTGCGCCTGCAATGACAGGGCGTCGGCGTTGACCAGACCATCGTGATTCTCGAAGCAGTCAGAGGCCACGGGCTTGAGGCCCAGCGTGGTCAGGCCGCGCAGGCGAGCGCGTGCCAGCAGGGCGCTGGCGATGAAGGTCTTGCCGATTTCGGTATCGGTGCCGGTCACGAAGGCGGCGATGCCATGTTCGGCTCGCGCAGGCGGAGCAGTGTCCCCTGACGAGCTGTCCGCGGTTTTCATATCAGTTTTCATTGTATCCGAGCGAGGCAGGTAATTGCCTTCAAGCAAAGTGTCAGTGTTATCCGTACGCAATTCTGATCGGTTTTTCGAGCTCAAGTTCAATGACTTGATAGCTTACAGGCAATCCCTTCGCGGTACGCAAGGTTTCATGCCGCGCCTTGGCCTGCTGTACCTCGGCACGTGTCAGGCGCCGGCCAGTGGCGGTCTGTGCCCCGATGCCCTTGATCGAGGCCATGACCGCAGCGACATCGGGATAGTGAAATACCCGCGGGCGTAACTGCCAGTGGCAGCGCAACCCGGCGGCTTGGGCATGGCGTGCAAGGTGGGCGGCGCTGGGGAAGTGACGCACGGAATCATCTGCGCGCTGCCAGGCGTGGCGTACTTCCTTGAGGGTGCCGGGCCCCAAGGTGTTGATGTGCGCTCGAGCGCCGGGTTTCAAGGTGCGTGACAGTTCCGCGAGCCATTGCCGAGGGCTGTCGCACCATTGCACGGCGAGGCTCGAGAACACCAGGTCCAGACTCGCATCGGCCAGTGGCAGGCGCTCGGCATCGGCGCGTAGCCAGTGCAGACGTTCTGGGCTGCCAATCGCAAGCTCGCTTGTCTGGCGTGCGGCTTCACGCAGCATCTCAAGCGAGAGATCCAGCCCCATGCAGCAAGCCCCGGAGTAGCGCTGCGCCAGTTCGAGGGTCCAATGTCCGGGCCCACAACCGAGATCGAGCACACGCGCGGCGGCCGGCAGCCGCTCAGGGAGCGAGGCGAACAGGGTGGCCGCCATGGCGTGCTGCGCCTGCGCCAGTGTGAGGTAGTCGGCAGCGCCGCGATCAAAGGCGCGGGCAACCTGCTGACGGCTCGTGGTAGGCGTAAATGTTGGCGTGAGCGGTGGCGTTGCAGGCTTTGCAGGCGGCATGCTGACGGCAATCGACATCTCAGGCCTCCTCGCTGATGCGCGTGGCGTGGTGGGTGGCGAGGCCCATGCGTGTGAGCAGGGCATCGGCAAGCGCCTCGGTCGCACTCAATGGCAGGCAGTGGCCGCCCTCGAATTCCTCAACCCTCTGACCCTGCGCGCGCAGCGCCGCACTCAGGCCCGGTGCCAGTAGCGGGTCCTGCTTGCCGAGCCAGAACTCGAGCGGTAGCTCTGATTGAGGCGCCAGCGACATCTGACGGCTAGCCAGTTCCGACAGTCCTGCCGCGAGCACCGCTTCGCGACTGACGGGGTGACGACCGATCAGTTCGCGCAAGTGTCTGAGGCAGTCACGTGCAGAGGCCTCACCACTGGCCTGCCAGCGCAGAAAGTGTTGCCAGCTGGCGGCAGGGTTGCGCGCGAAGGCTGCGCGGAAGTCCTCCAGCACCTCAGGTGCCAGGGCGGGGAGCGTCTGCTCCGCTGCGGCCTGATCGATGAAGCTTGGCCCCATCGCCAGCGAGACAAGGGCGGCCGGCGCTTGCTCTCTCGCCAGCGCCTCGGCCCGCAGGGCGCCCAGCGACCAGCCCAGCCACAGGGTATCGGC comes from bacterium Scap17 and encodes:
- a CDS encoding DUF962 domain-containing protein, coding for MGILSHPHVKAGAHQRLHEALEHYAASHQHRENIRMHLVCVPVIFTASLILLWRLLGGQGLSSEPGLGLWILPGGVITLAVLAVYARFSLKVLGVMVAWTLASLALMFVMLGLNWPVTPMMLAAFVVAWIGQVVGHRIEGRKPAFLDDLRQLLIGPLFVLVELFPDMRDWLLKQDEPTKRS
- a CDS encoding methyltransferase domain-containing protein, which produces MPPAKPATPPLTPTFTPTTSRQQVARAFDRGAADYLTLAQAQHAMAATLFASLPERLPAAARVLDLGCGPGHWTLELAQRYSGACCMGLDLSLEMLREAARQTSELAIGSPERLHWLRADAERLPLADASLDLVFSSLAVQWCDSPRQWLAELSRTLKPGARAHINTLGPGTLKEVRHAWQRADDSVRHFPSAAHLARHAQAAGLRCHWQLRPRVFHYPDVAAVMASIKGIGAQTATGRRLTRAEVQQAKARHETLRTAKGLPVSYQVIELELEKPIRIAYG
- the bioD gene encoding dethiobiotin synthase, whose translation is MKTADSSSGDTAPPARAEHGIAAFVTGTDTEIGKTFIASALLARARLRGLTTLGLKPVASDCFENHDGLVNADALSLQAQCEPEADYESINPWRFAPAIAPHIAARQVGVSLEVAKIAAHVRDQRTSAPRDLLLVEGAGGWRVPLNDDEDFSDLAIELGLPVILVVGLRLGCINHARLTLEAIERDGLEIAGYVINHLEADIEVSEDNMATLSRTLRAPCLGVVPWMCDEDLSNTRHAAERAASYLQLPCGLESRSVHVVQE
- a CDS encoding YnfA family protein, whose translation is MSILWIYPLAALAEIAGCFSFWAWWKLERSPGWLIPGMLSLALFAWLLSLVDVSHAGRAFAIYGGVYIAASVAWLWLVEQQLPSRWDLLGTLVCLAGSAIIVLGARAQ